A stretch of Zymoseptoria tritici IPO323 chromosome 1, whole genome shotgun sequence DNA encodes these proteins:
- the MgEXG1 gene encoding putative Exo-beta-1,3-glucanase (Exo-Beta-1,3-Glucanase (Glycosyl Hydrolase Family 5)(Signal P secreted)) — MAILRLAAATAGLLAAFGEAVPTQIVERCEKRAVKGFGYGEEKVRGVNLGGWFVLEPWITPSIFEQGPAGAVDEWTYTQQLGKDEARNRLEAHWSNFYSENDFAEMKSYGLNHVRIPIGYWSISPLAGDPYVQGAYEHLATAVQWASNQGLKVMLDLHGAPLSQNGFDNSGHAGPIGWTQGDSVKQTLAAITKLRDDFGNNPAVSAIELLNEPMGPQLDLNVIKQFYYDGWGNLRDTPVATVFHDAFEGVTSWNNDNFGAGLTNLVLDTHHYEVFSSGELSRSPAEHLGSACAFGGQMASTDKVTIAGEWSGAMTDCAKYLNGRNVGARYDGTFNKDGQGSSYIGNCAGKSVGTVAGLSDADKGNVKSFVSAQISAYEKADGWIFWTWKNEAAPEWHFQNLTREGLVPQPFSAASGC; from the exons ATGGCTATTTTACGACTTGCAGCAGCGACTGCTGGTTTACTGGCTGCGTTTGGAGAGGCTGTACCCACACAAATTGTGGAGAGATGTGAAAAGAGAGCTGTAAAGGGCTTTGGCtatggagaggagaaggttCGAGGTGTCAATCTTGGAGGATGGTTTGTGTTGGAGC CATGGATAACTCCTAGCATCTTCGAGCAGGGCCCTGCTGGTGCAGTTGATG AATGGACATACACACAACAACTCGGCAAGGATGAAGCACGAAACCGTCTCGAAGCGCACTGGAGCAACTTCTACTCCGAAAACGACTTCGCGGAGATGAAATCCTACGGCCTGAACCACGTCCGCATCCCCATCGGCTACTGGAGCATCTCTCCCCTCGCCGGCGACCCATACGTCCAAGGCGCCTACGAACACCTCGCCACCGCCGTCCAATGGGCCTCCAACCAAGGCCTGAAAGTCATGCTTGACCTCCACGGCGCGCCCCTCAGCCAAAACGGCTTCGACAACTCCGGCCACGCGGGTCCCATTGGCTGGACCCAAGGCGACTCCGTCAAACAAACCCTCGCAGCCATTACCAAACTCCGCGACGATTTCGGCAACAACCCCGCCGTGTCCGCCATCGAACTTCTCAACGAGCCCATGGGTCCCCAACTCGACCTGAACGTCATCAAACAATTCTACTACGATGGCTGGGGTAACCTCCGCGACACCCCCGTCGCCACAGTTTTCCACGACGCATTCGAGGGCGTCACGAGCTGGAACAACGACAACTTCGGCGCGGGACTCACcaacctcgtcctcgacacACACCACTACGAagtcttctcctccggcgaACTCTCCCGCTCTCCCGCCGAACACCTCGGTTCCGCCTGCGCTTTCGGCGGCCAAATGGCTTCGACTGACAAAGTCACCATCGCAGGCGAGTGGTCCGGCGCCATGACCGACTGCGCCAAGTATCTCAACGGACGCAACGTCGGCGCACGCTACGACGGGACGTTTAACAAAGACGGCCAGGGAAGCAGTTATATCGGCAATTGCGCGggcaagtcggtcggtaCAGTGGCGGGTCTGTCGGATGCGGATAAGGGGAATGTGAAGAGCTTTGTGAGCGCGCAGATTAGTGCGTATGAGAAGGCGGATGGGTGGATCTTTTGGACGTGGAAGAATGAGGCGGCGCCCGAGTGGCATTTTCAGAATTTGACGAGGGAGGGGTTGGTGCCGCAGCCGTTTAGTGCGGCGAGTGGGTGTTGA
- a CDS encoding ras GTPase, with translation MRASTRPRSRGHVRFNSTDPAVPQLDGELDDLKKSSTPQLQHLSRLAGDSTEELNVHSAEEQVTGLIGRRRLQRSGTVKPSGKSSFTSTRWMETQRKHLAAYEYLCHIGEARAWIEDVLDPTKLPPIVQLEEALRDGVTLAEVVVRLAHRLPPDSQRSLGSQRIFRSAPLSFRHSDNIALFFRFLAEIELPELFRFELIDLYEKKNIPKVIYCIHALSWLLFRKGIVDFRIGNLVGQLEFADHELEETQKGIDRSGVQMPNFGGMREAMQVEEEPEPTPEEALADQEHMIVDLQTQIRGALVRLRLGENMQELWDVEEHIAHFQALARGGFAREIFDFRFAMDLSTRRFQAASKAFLVRKKLHQKRAVWKENKADVIKVQSLWRGRQQRAETKTIKTQLRAERHGLRELQSAIRGALGRWRAGDLWHEARDEKTEAGVQAFQAAARGAMERMRVGAIMNQLWDVEDTICQFQAHVRGSRVRKLAVKQKVAARQAAVEVVKLQAAARGLIERLQQRHLHGERKIEEPSVIKAQAVARGLIERLRQARTKGALQGRESTIIKFQTLIRAQAAKSLHLDVKEELAAHVEHASSLQALIRGQAARLRTARTQEALRKHEQGVRDLQSFSRAMLQRRSIGEKLGALEKVETQLTALQSMSRAYIERQRIFEQLVAMEKQESSIIELQSLARATLLRSQIGQLLAGLEDHEEALTDFQSTIRGFVVRKRFAEKQKHFRENMQKVIKLQSFVRAKQQGESYKSLVSGKNPPLPVVRRHLHLLTDSNLEFEGELEAERLRRQVVESVRRNEMVESYVEGLDVKIALLVKNKITLDEVVKHQKHFGGSASQLLRTGSTLATSTGLDLKALNKNSRKKLIGYEELFFMIQTQPQYLARVFAVLSARGLAEKDSKNMERLILTLFGYAQKAREEYLMVKVLATSSQQTVANCQSIEDYMRQQNGNFQSRLLLNYIRSPRERAYLKTLLGGMVKNGICAQDHLDLESDPLQIYRAILNNEELSTGRPSQRPRDMPREMVIRQEDVRPRYVEHLEDLRDLGDGFFLSLEETLHRMPYGLRYIASEQHRALCAQFPRDDPGHLAMLVGGWLWKVYLLPALKEPEMWGVIDRGLSPLHKRNLAQVTIVLGQVASAGRLFGPENIYLQPLNNWITESLDRWQGCLQHIFDIPPAEEHYDADQFSDLYSRTKPTLYIKLADIFALHSLITDNIAAVAPARDDPIKELLADLGTAKSNESDLGSATNGGEITLTLKSRFTVQEDPNAEARALFTNTKRLVLYIIRVQSGSNLMEILLRPITHDDADRWIALVQEELPPSSFSEDRRDLLDLQSMTYAELKSSALENILHLENAAVPPQYRVSRNNNYQELLNALAADIRQKHRRRLERQRDVESTRATLSQLDDKATFLEDQLKSYNDYIEQCLHTLASKKGTKNKFLMPFTKQWSHERELERQGRQPKFGSYKYSARQLADKGVLLSWDGLPQDQWGHVDVVISSDEVGVFCLEASSGAMMIPGASEVVLLDDLLQAQFDGKSAVGVFEGQGKGARLGVNLLLHLVFKKFYKDG, from the exons ATGCGCGCAAGCACAAGACCGCGATCAAGAGGCCACGTTCGTTTCAACTCCACGGATCCTGCAGTACCACAACTAGACGGCGAACTCGACGATCTGAAAAAGTCTTCCACGCCTCAATTGCAGCATCTCAGCAGACTAGCCGGAGACAGCACAGAAGAGCTGAATGTCCACTCAGCGGAAGAGCAGGTCACGGGACTGATTGGCAGACGGCGGCTACAACGATCTGGGACAGTCAAGCCGAGTGGGAAATCGTCATTCACCAGCACAAGATGGATGGAGACACAGAGAAAACATCTCGCAGCTTACGAGTATCTTTGTCATATTGGAGAAGCTCGAGCATGGATAGAGGATGTCCTTGACCCTACGAAACTGCCTCCAATCGTGCAGCTTGAAGAAGCACTCCGAGATGGTGTCACGCTTGCAGAGGTTGTCGTGCGACTGGCGCACAGGCTCCCTCCAGATTCACAGCGCTCGCTCGGGTCGCAGCGCATTTTCCGCTCAGCACCACTCTCTTTCCGACACTCCGACAACATTGCCCTCTTCTTCCGGTTCCTCGCCGAGATCGAGCTGCCCGAGCTCTTCCGCTTCGAATTGATCGATCTgtacgagaagaagaacattCCCAAGGTCATCTACTGTATCCACGCATTGTCATGGCTCCTTTTTCGAAAAGGAATCGTGGACTTCCGCATCGGCAACCTCGTTGGTCAGCTGGAGTTTGCAGATCACGAGCTGGAAGAGACCCAGAAAGGCATTGATCGGAGTGGAGTTCAGATGCCCAACTTTGGTGGCATGCGTGAGGCAATGCAAGTCGAGGAAGAACCCGAGCCCACGCCAGAGGAAGCTCTTGCTGATCAAGAGCACATGATCGTGGATCTCCAAACACAAATCCGAGGCGCTTTGGTGCGATTGCGTTTAGGTGAGAATATGCAGGAGCTTTGGGATGTTGAAGAGCACATTGCACATTTCCAAGCCCTGGCCCGCGGTGGGTTCGCACGAGAGATTTTCGACTTCCGTTTTGCGATGGACTTATCCACTCGTCGATTTCAAGCCGCCTCCAAGGCGTTTCTGGTGAGAAAGAAGCTACATCAGAAGAGGGCGGTGTGGAAGGAGAACAAAGCCGATGTGATCAAAGTCCAGAGTCTCTGGCGAGGACGGCAGCAAAGAGCAGAGACCAAGACTATCAAGACCCAACTCCGTGCCGAGAGGCACGGCCTCAGAGAGCTACAGTCAGCAATACGTGGAGCGCTTGGACGTTGGAGAGCCGGTGATCTCTGGCATGAGGCACGAGACGAGAAGACCGAGGCTGGCGTGCAGGCGTTCCAAGCTGCAGCGAGAGGCGcaatggagaggatgagagtCGGCGCCATCATGAATCAGCTTTGGGACGTTGAAGACACGATATGTCAGTTTCAAGCTCATGTTCGTGGGTCTCGTGTGAGGAAACTAGCTGTGAAGCAGAAGGTTGCTGCTCGACAGGCTGCCGTTGAAGTTGTCAAACTCCAAGCGGCCGCGAGAGGTTTGATTGAGCGGCTTCAGCAACGGCACCTCCATGGCGAGCGCAAGATTGAGGAACCCAGTGTGATCAAGGCACAAGCTGTGGCCAGAGGACTTATCGAACGACTTCGACAGGCTCGCACAAAGGGTGCACTTCAGGGACGAGAATCGACCATCATCAAATTCCAAACACTCATCCGAGCTCAAGCGGCAAAGTCCCTGCATCTGGATGTCAAGGAGGAGTTGGCTGCGCATGTAGAACACGCTTCCTCGCTCCAAGCGCTGATCCGTGGGCAAGCAGCACGTCTGCGAACAGCCCGCACGCAAGAAGCATTGAGAAAGCACGAGCAAGGAGTACGCGACCTCCAGTCCTTCAGCCGTGCCATGTTGCAAAGGAGGAGCATCGGCGAGAAACTCGGCGCCCTTGAGAAAGTCGAAACCCAACTTACCGCCCTTCAATCTATGTCCAGAGCCTACATCGAGCGACAGCGCATCTTTGAGCAACTCGTCGCCATGGAGAAACAAGAAAGCAGCATCATCGAGCTACAATCCCTCGCCCGCGCTACACTACTCCGCAGCCAGATTGGACAGCTCCTAGCTGGACTGGAAGACCACGAAGAGGCGCTGACCGACTTTCAATCTACGATTCGTGGATTCGTGGTCCGCAAACGCTTTgcggagaagcagaagcacTTCAGGGAGAACATGCAGAAAGTCATCAAATTGCAATCTTTCGTCCGCGCGAAACAGCAAGGCGAAAGCTACAAGAGCTTGGTCAGCGGAAAGAACCCACCACTTCCTGTAGTGCGCCGTCATTTGCACTTGCTCACAGACTCGAATCTGGAGTTTGAGGGCGAGCTTGAAGCCGAGCGCCTACGCCGACAAGTGGTCGAGAGTGTCCGAAGAAACGAGATGGTCGAGAGCTACGTCGAGGGTCTGGATGTCAAGATTGCCCTGCTAGTCAAGAACAAAATCACGCTGGACGAGGTGGTCAAGCATCAGAAGCATTTCGGTGGATCTGCGTCGCAGTTGCTTCGCACCGGGAGCACTCTTGCTACATCGACGGGCCTGGATCTGAAAGCGCTCAACAAGAACTCTCGCAAGAAGCTCATAGGGTACGAGGAGCTTTTCTTCATGATCCAAACACAGCCACAGTATCTGGCGAGAGTGTTCGCCGTGCTCAGCGCGAGAGGCCTGGCGGAGAAAGATAGCAAGAACATGGAGAGGCTGATCTTGACTCTCTTTGGGTATGCTCAGAAAGCCAGAGAAGAGTATCTTATGGTGAAGGTCTTGGCCACCAGCTCCCAACAGACCGTTGCGAACTGCCAGAGCATCGAGGACTACATGCGTCAGCAAAATGGCAACTTCCAAAGTCGTCTGCTTCTCAACTATATCCGCAGTCCCAGAGAGCGAGCTTACCTGAAGACGCTACTGGGTGGCATGGTCAAGAATGGGATTTGTGCGCAGGATCATCTCGACCTGGAGAGTGACCCATTGCAGATCTACCGCGCTATCTTGAACAATGAGGAGCTTTCGACTGGACGACCATCGCAGCGGCCGAGAGACATGCCTAGAGAGATGGTCATCAGGCAAGAAGATGTCCGACCACGATATGTCGAGCATCTGGAGGACCTGCGAGATCTTGGTGACGGCTTCTTCCTCAGCTTGGAGGAGACTCTGCATCGTATGCCATATGGGCTGCGATATATCGCATCCGAGCAGCACCGCGCACTCTGCGCTCAATTCCCAAGAGACGATCCAGGACACCTTGCTATGCTTGTGGGCGGTTGGCTATGGAAGGTCTACCTCCTTCCTGCGCTCAAGGAGCCTGAGATGTGGGGCGTGATCGATCGCGGTCTCAGCCCGTTGCACAAACGAAATCTCGCACAGGTCACCATTGTACTCGGCCAAGTCGCCAGTGCAGGCCGCCTGTTCGGGCCCGAAAATATCTACCTGCAGCCGCTCAACAATTGGATCACCGAATCTCTGGATCGATGGCAAGGATGCCTGCAGCATATTTTCGATATTCCACCTGCGGAGGAACACTACGATGCTGATCAGTTTAGCGATTTGTACTCGAGGACAAAGCCTACGCTTTACATTAAGCTGGCGGACATCTTTGCGCTACACAGTCTGATCACGGACAACATTGCCGCCGTTGCACCGGCGAGAGACGATCCCATCAAGGAGCTGCTCGCGGACTTGGGCACGGCAAAGAGCAACGAGAGTGATCTTGGAAGTGCGACCAACGGCGGAGAGATCACTCTGACACTGAAGTCGCGATTCACGGTCCAGGAGGATCCCAATGCCGAAGCCAGGGCACTGTTCACCAACACGAAACGCCTCGTGCTCTACATCATCCGGGTGCAGTCTGGCTCGAACCTCATGGAGATCCTCCTCCGGCCGATCACTCATGACGATGCTGACCGCTGGATCGCCCTCGTCCAAGAGGAGCTCC CACCTTCATCCTTTTCCGAAGACCGCcgcgacctcctcgaccttcAATCCATGACCTACGCTGAGCTCAAATCCAGCGCACTTGAaaacatcctccacctcgagAATGCCGCTGTCCCTCCCCAGTACCGCGTATCTCGAAACAACAACTATCAAGAACTTCTCAATGCTCTTGCAGCCGATATCCGTCAGAagcaccgccgccgtctGGAGCGCCAACGAGACGTCGAGTCAACGAGAGCCACCCTCTCCCAGCTGGACGACAAGGCCACATTCTTGGAAGACCAACTGAAGAGCTACAACGACTACATCGAACAATGCCTACACACCCTCGCTTCGAAGAAAGGAACCAAGAACAAATTCCTCATGCCCTTCACCAAACAATGGAGTCACGAGCGCGAACTCGAACGACAAGGTCGGCAACCCAAGTTCGGATCGTACAAGTACTCCGCCCGCCAACTCGCCGACAAGGGCGTCCTGCTCAGCTGGGACGGTCTGCCGCAAGATCAGTGGGGACATGTCGACGTCGTCATCTCGAGTGATGAGGTTGGCGTGTTTTGTCTGGAGGCCAGTTCTGGCGCGATGATGATTCCTGGTGCTAGTGAGGTGGTGTTGCTGGATGATCTGTTGCAGGCGCAGTTCGATGGGAAGAGTGCGGTGGGCGTGTTTGAAGGACAGG GGAAGGGTGCAAGGTTGGGAGTGAATTTGTTGTTGCATTTGGTTTTCAAGAAGTTTTATAAGGATGGTTGA
- the MgSCP11 gene encoding serine carboxypeptidase (HMMPfam hit to Peptidase_S28, Serine carboxypeptidase S28. Has a predicted signal peptide.): MHLFWLLITLINLTSAYRRSTSNRHPHLLHRSLLQARSANDVASKFANFTFEQYIDHDQPELGTFPQRYVVDTTYWNGTGSPVILWIWGEGPIEDGLIYFNKSLGTAGLLASEIGAAQVILEHRFFGESVVFDEWTTQNLQYLTSDNAIRDAIRFAKSVQLHFSNVTGLGDVPWIATGESYGGALVTWLAQLHPDTFWAYYASSATVEVVPDNFGFYVIGEEVFRQNCTKDLQLVAAHIDEILVNGSADQIHDIKALFGMETLKDDVDFVTALGRPTASYFPGDNPGGFCDRIEGGLDAIGGAPATGIGLDKALVNFAAIWKAYWNPPQACDQWYAALGVPNPCHGHANASTCCFDTRDPTSAPWSDTRPDDVYFGRAYSWLQCNEIGMWDTGAPDDRPSIVSRLIVPEYWYAQCTLRFPPGPNGEIYGWARGITPSDRNTVTGGWNIDCRNRIVFGNGQWDGFRYSTVVSPLRPGGPLLTNGNAYVFDQKQGQHGDDFFVKCGPDEFECPREQDEIRGQLRKFVDEWYSQRIDTAGS; encoded by the coding sequence ATGCATCTCTTTTGGCTGCTCATCACGCTCATTAACCTCACCTCCGCCTACCGGAGATCGACTTCGAACCGTCATCCCCATTTGCTGCACCGATCGCTCCTGCAAGCACGCTCCGCGAACGATGTCGCTTCAAAATTTGCAAACTTCACATTCGAGCAATACATCGACCATGATCAACCGGAGCTCGGCACCTTTCCCCAGAGATATGTCGTGGACACAACATACTGGAATGGTACTGGATCCCCAGTGATCCTTTGGATATGGGGCGAAGGTCCAATAGAGGATGGCTTGATATATTTCAACAAGAGTCTGGGCACAGCTGGTCTACTAGCCTCCGAGATTGGCGCTGCGCAGGTCATCCTAGAGCACCGATTCTTCGGCGAAAGTGTCGTCTTTGACGAATGGACGACGCAGAATTTGCAGTATCTGACGTCTGACAATGCTATACGAGATGCAATTCGGTTTGCCAAGTCTGTTCAGCTGCATTTCAGCAACGTTACGGGCCTTGGAGATGTACCCTGGATCGCCACTGGAGAATCATATGGCGGCGCCCTTGTAACATGGCTTGCTCAGCTCCATCCCGATACTTTTTGGGCATATTATGCCTCCAGCGCGACCGTCGAGGTTGTCCCTGATAACTTCGGATTCTATGTGATTGGGGAGGAAGTGTTCCGCCAGAATTGCACAAAGGACCTTCAACTTGTCGCTGCGCATATCGATGAGATCCTGGTGAATGGCTCCGCTGATCAAATACACGACATAAAGGCTTTGTTTGGGATGGAGACCCTGAAGGACGATGTTGACTTCGTCACTGCTCTGGGGCGGCCTACTGCGTCGTATTTCCCAGGTGACAACCCCGGAGGATTTTGTGACAGGATCGAAGGAGGCCTCGACGCCATTGGAGGAGCTCCAGCTACTGGCATTGGTCTGGACAAAGCCCTCGTCAACTTCGCCGCTATATGGAAAGCATACTGGAATCCTCCTCAGGCGTGCGACCAGTGGTATGCTGCACTCGGCGTCCCTAATCCGTGCCACGGTCATGCCAACGCGTCGACATGTTGCTTCGACACCCGCGATCCGACTTCAGCTCCTTGGAGCGACACGAGACCTGACGACGTGTACTTTGGACGAGCCTACTCATGGCTGCAATGCAACGAGATCGGGATGTGGGACACTGGCGCCCCAGACGATCGTCCCAGCATTGTCAGCCGCCTGATAGTTCCGGAATATTGGTACGCACAATGCACCCTTCGGTTCCCTCCAGGTCCAAATGGCGAGATCTACGGCTGGGCTCGGGGCATCACTCCATCTGACCGCAACACTGTTACGGGTGGTTGGAACATCGACTGCAGAAATCGAATCGTCTTCGGAAACGGGCAGTGGGACGGATTCCGCTACTCAACTGTCGTCTCGCCTCTTCGACCTGGAGGTCCTCTTCTAACGAATGGAAATGCGTATGTGTTTGACCAGAAACAAGGACAACATGGCGATGACTTCTTCGTCAAGTGCGGCCCAGACGAATTTGAGTGCCCGCGCGAGCAGGACGAGATTCGTGGGCAATTGAGGAAGTTCGTGGATGAGTGGTATTCTCAAAGGATCGATACGGCGGGATCGTAA